Part of the Citrus sinensis cultivar Valencia sweet orange chromosome 2, DVS_A1.0, whole genome shotgun sequence genome, GTCCGGTTAATCGTTGTTCAGCTACTATTGCTGGTGAGTGAATGATCCATAAATTTAGTTCGTTAGTAAAGCCCATTGGGTAGAGTTATCCTTACTAGTTTGTGTTTTGAAATTGTAGGTCATACAGAAGCTGTACTTTCAGTAGCCTTTAGTCCTGATGGGCGACAGTTGGCCAGTGGTTCTGGTGATACCACTGTCCGACTATGGGACCTTAATACCCAGACGCCAATGTTCAAATGTACAGGACACAAGAATTGGGTTCTGTGTATAGCATGGTCTGCTGATGGTAAGCATCTAGTTAGTGGGAGCAAGGCCGGAGAACTTCAATGTTGGGATCCCCAGACAGGAAAGCCATCAGGCAATCCACTCAGTGTACAGCCTTTGTACTTGAAAATCTCATTTCAGTTTTAACTTAACAAAATTAGTTAATCttatatcattatattactgGTTTTTGGTGAATTTAATCATATACTAGATTGTCTTTTTCGAGAGACTCTAGAGTGTCTTCCTTctgtatttgattttattgattgaCAATGTAGCTACATATCACAACATTCCAACGTTTCTTTACCTCTTTCTCTTTTGTCTCTTCAACTCGCCTGTATGAAGTTGAATTGTGTtctaatatgaaatttttctGAGACATTAAGACTTGCAATTTTCTACATTTTAGGGCCACAAGAAATGGATTACTGGTATCTCTTGGGAGCCAGTCCATCTGAATGCTCCTTGTCGTCGCTTTGTAAGTGCTAGCAAAGATGGAGATGCACGTATATGGGATGTTTCATTGCGAAAATGTGTTATTTGTCTTAGCGGGCACACGCTTGCAGTGACTTGTGTGAAATGGGGTGGCGATGGAGTGATTTACACAGGGTTGACCTTTTCTTTAAACtctattttctcattttcttagtTTCTTTTGAAGTTGCAAATGTGTAAAGATGATTTAACCGAAATTGTAACAGAAACTCTCTGGTTTACTTTAACATATTTATAGCTTACTAGGCTTACCTTCCTGTATAAAATGGACTTTTTGGTATAACAGCTACCATTCAAGCTTTTTCCCCCCatattttttggtaatgtTTATCTCAACTTTTGCAGTTCACAGGACTGTACTATAAAAGTTTGGGAAACTACGCAAGGGAAGCTGATTCGTGAATTGAAGGTAATATATTTTGGAGTACACTTCTCAACTCTTATGTTTGGTTCTCTACAAGTCCAGATCAATAGTGACTGTttgtatgttttaattttattgttatgaCTTATGATGGCCTTCTTCTTGTATATATGATTTCATTTTAGGGTCATGGACATTGGGTCAACTCCCTTGCATTGAGCACCGAATATGCTCTTCGCACTGGAGCTTTTGATCATACAGGGAAACAGTATTCGTCTCCTGAGGAAATGAAAAAGGTACAATGTTTTGGTGTTTCTGCCAGAAGTGTCCTCTGGGTGTCTTTCCATTTTATGGAActtaaatacatttttaattataccaATATATGTAGGCCGCTCTGGAGAggtataacaaaattaaaggcAATGCTCCTGAAAGATTGGTATCAGGATCTGATGATTTTACAATGTTCCTCTGGGAACCTGCTGTTAGCAAACAACCTAAAACTCGTATGACAGGTCATCAACAGGTacaatttttatatgtttctAATTGCAAtctaattttacaattactgTTTGGTGGGAGTGCAATACTGTTCATTTTTACTTATCCTTCATTGTTGTTTGTTGTCATCTTATTGgaaaacattttcttctttcttatattGACAGTTGAACTCCTAGCATTTCATTGTCACATCTTTTTTAAGTGGGTTATAAGCTTAATCTGTGTGGCCGATTGgttctttctttcattcaaaaaattttagctTGTAACTTTGACTTTGTGGTTGCAGCTTGTAAAccatgtttatttttcaccTGATGGGCAATGGGTGGCAAGCGCCTCATTTGATAAGTCTATCAAGTTATGGAATGGAACGACAGGAAAATTTGTTGCTGTTTTCCGGGGACATGTTGGGCCTGTTTATCAGATCAGGTTTGAGTTAATCTATTGTTTTAGATATCCGTCAAACTTTTACTGTGTGGTTGATATGTCATGTTGTATGTCACTATACAGCTGGTCTGCGGATAGTAGGCTTCTTCTAAGTGGGAGCAAAGATTCCACATTGAAGGTAACATAACATTTACACAATTGTTTCAAGATTTTGATTGAGATTTGCTGAGTTCATTTAGCATTTGAAACACCTTAATTATCCTACAAAAGATCACACATCAGTTATGAACTTAGATTGCCCACTTGAAGACTCGGTTTCCTGTTGACACTGTTCATGCATAATGTACTTTTAGGTTTGGGATATACGGACACAGAAGCTGAAACAAGATCTTCCAGGCCATGCAGACGAGGTATCTTCACTCTGAAATTAATGTCTTCTGagcataatttctttttcctacACTAACATGCcattataaataaagatgcaaTTGTTTTCTTACTTAAGCATGCTGGTAAATTATACCCATGAATTTGTTTTGTGAAGGTCTTTGCTGTTGATTGGAGTCCTGATGGTGAGAAGGTAGCCTCCGGTGGCAAAGATAGAGTGTTGAAGTTGTGGATGGGTTAAACTAATGAATTGCAAAAGGTGCTTGCGATTACATGTTTTCAAATTGTCGTCCGAGAGGCAATCTAATTGGTTTGATCTTCTCATACACATACACTCCAACTTGTTATATGCTAATCGGCGCAAGGAGTTAATTATCAGCTTCAAGGGTTTTGTGGAAAAACTTCAGTCACAGCAGAAGCACGCTTCAAATCCATGATGATAACAGTGTTTTGCAGAATTGGAAGATTGCATTCTCACGgttttggaaaattatttaacatcaACTCAAGTTTGCATTCTTTTCTCACTTTGTTTAACTATGCCAGTCTTCCCTTGCTTGGAGGAGTTTGAATTCATTATGCTGCATTTTTATCATCAGACTAGTGACAGATCTTACAATGAGTTTGAAGCAAATTGTTTGCTTGTAAATTTACCATAGCATTTTGTAATATTGATATTCGTCATAAAATAGTTTGGGGTCTTGTGAACCGCTTGATGAAAACACTGATTACATCATTGGACCTATTGCTTCTACTGCAAGATGGTTAATTACCTGCTATGATATTTTCATCCCATTTCTGAAGTGAATGCTTTTATCTTAGCCCCCAGAGTTTTGTACAGAACTTGAGCCCAACTTCACAGGCACAAAATCGTGCGGCAAAATTTGGGCATCTAAAATATGTACGTGCAATGTGGTTtagtttttgataaatattttcatcttGACAATACTGGCATATTGCTTCTTCCTTCAACTTTTTCCACCCGAGTAAAGCTCTTGTTTATAGTTCTTCAAATCTGAATGATGGCAAATAACACTTTTCTAAGAATGCGAGTGATACATGCATCAGCAAGCAACCTGGGGATGTTTCAAATTCACCTAGTTCTAAAATCTAGATAACACTCACGACTTTTTGTAACTACATCGAAAAATTGGATTGAGCGTGATTCAATTGCATTTTTTCTCTGTCTTTCTGGTAAGTGTTTTCTCCTAATAGCCTTTAAGCTTTTCCCTGGTCAAAAATTGGTCTCCTCTGCTAAGCTTAATGAAGCAACAGTAAATATAGAAACCagtaaacaaaagaaaaaacttgcGGGACATAACATGTTGGTGAGAAATTATATTAGAGCCGTACTTTCATTTGTCAGGTAGTAGATATGAAGCTTATTTCCTCCTTTGACAGAAAATAGGCTGGTCGTGTTAATAACAACAAAGGAACTTCTACGAGGTCGAGGCCTCTCAACAGGGGGCTCTTTGATTTCTTGGGTGCCAAGTTTGCAGCACCAGCATAGCATTCCATCCCGACCTTCCAAG contains:
- the LOC102619181 gene encoding notchless protein homolog, with protein sequence MEIETETTNNVMCLLTDPEGNPLGAPMYFPQNAGPQQLSQIVNKLLNNEEKLPYAFYISDHELLVPLGSYLEKHKVSVEKVLSIVYQPQAVFRIRPVNRCSATIAGHTEAVLSVAFSPDGRQLASGSGDTTVRLWDLNTQTPMFKCTGHKNWVLCIAWSADGKHLVSGSKAGELQCWDPQTGKPSGNPLSGHKKWITGISWEPVHLNAPCRRFVSASKDGDARIWDVSLRKCVICLSGHTLAVTCVKWGGDGVIYTGSQDCTIKVWETTQGKLIRELKGHGHWVNSLALSTEYALRTGAFDHTGKQYSSPEEMKKAALERYNKIKGNAPERLVSGSDDFTMFLWEPAVSKQPKTRMTGHQQLVNHVYFSPDGQWVASASFDKSIKLWNGTTGKFVAVFRGHVGPVYQISWSADSRLLLSGSKDSTLKVWDIRTQKLKQDLPGHADEVFAVDWSPDGEKVASGGKDRVLKLWMG